The Eubalaena glacialis isolate mEubGla1 chromosome 5, mEubGla1.1.hap2.+ XY, whole genome shotgun sequence genomic sequence cttgatttgtgtttctctaaatgagcaatgttgagcatattttcatatgcctattagccatctgtatatctttggaaaaatgtatattcaggtcttctacccattttttaaattgggttgtttgttttctttttatttatccacttttttttaacttaaaaaacattaaaatagccCTATTGAtcattgctttttgtttcttttttcaaattcaaaATAGGAACTGACAACGTCTCAGAAAAGTGGTGGGAATGTTCTTCAGATGATGTATGAGAAACCTGAACGGTGGTCTTTCACCTTCCAGTCATATGCCTGCCTCAGTCGAATACGAGCTCAGCTTGCCGCTCTCAATGGCAAGCTCAAAGATGCGGAGAAACCTGTATTATTTTTTGAACGATCTGTGTATAGTGACAGGTATATATAAATGACTGTACTTGTCAGTTTGGAATCTTGGCTTAGAAGtggacttttttttcctgtttcctgggAATCAAAGTAATAAGAGAGGCTGAGTTGGAGATTTGAGATGGAATATGACATTTAATACCTTCAGCAGTTTGGTACTAATGCCATTAGGGAAGTTCTAGCATAATTGCTAGCTGCCATGGAAACTGGTATAGTGGCCATCTCATCTCATTCAAATTTgcagagaagattttttttttctaaccctCTTAGAATTCTTATCTGACCTGGTTAAATCTGGATCTGTATTCTAGACTTGCACCTGGAGCTAGGAGATCATATATCTCTAAGGGCGGCTTAGAATTACCCTGCTTATTATGTAAGGATTGTTTTACTAGAGTTAGATCtgaggttctcaaattttaggacCCCTTTCattcttaataattattaagGAGCCCAAAGAGCTTCGTGTCTTATTGATATTTATGTTATTAGAGATTAAGGTtgagaaatataaaaaacaattattaacttatttaaagttagtaataataaatccattacatataaacataaaaaagatgtgaaaattatatctttcaaaacaaaaaattagtgagaagagtAGCATTGTTTGAaactttgcaaatctctttagtGTCTGACTTAATAGAAGTCAGCTGTATTCTCATTTGTGCTTCTGTTTTTAAGCAGTTGTAAGCTTTTGGTTGAAGTACAGTATATAAAATAATCTGGTCTTTCACAGAACCCCTAGAAGGGTCTTGGGGACCACCAGGGTTTCTCACACCACATTTTTGGGAACTGCTGGCCAAGTACATATTTTCTGTAGTTGGAGATAATGTgttgttttcttctgttgttgtttttttctgctAACCAAGGCATTATCTGCCATGGGTTTAGGAGAATGTTTCATGTCCATTTAGTAGATCCgttttttctttgtgctttttggAAAGAATTTATGTGTTGATGTAGACTCTCTTTCAGGTATATTTTTGCATCTAATTTGTATGAATCTGACTGCATGAATGAAACAGAGTGGACCATTTATCAAGACTGGCATGACTGGATGAATAACCAGTTTGGCCAAAGCCTTGAACTGGATGGAATCATTTATCTTCGAGCCACTCCAGAGgtgagaaacaataaaaatttgttttgtcCATTGACATTTCAGAGTAATATTTAGAAATCCTTTCAGTGGTATGCAATGAAGGCGATTTAGTTTGACTCCACTCCCCACCTCCAAATTAGAAACTCATAACTGTGTAGATAGAAACATTCTTTTTTCCTAAGCAAACTGTAAGCCCACATTTGGAAGTTGCTCTTTTAGGCCCCTTCTCTGTTCTTCCTCAGTTCTGTTCTTCATTATTTCTTCCTGACTTTCTCAGGGTCTGTTATCTATCACAGCTGCATTAAGAAACTTTCTAAAGCAACCCCTAGAGTGTAGGCTTCATGAGGTGGAACTTTAGGTATTTTAATTACTGTTGAAtttccagtgcctagaatagGGCCTGGGTACATAGTgggagctcagtaaatgtttgctgaaggaCTGGCCAAGTTGGTGGAGGTCCATTTCAAGAAATCCTTTATGGTTGTTTGTGGCTTGGAATGGGTGGGCAGTAGCAGCTGTAGTTGAGAAGAGCCTTGGAGGACCCTTGCCATTTTCAGTTAAGGGAGCTTACTTGAAAATGTGCCTTTTGTCATAGGTTGTAAATAGCTATTCTTGTTTACATATGAAATTATGTTATGAATCCAGGAAGACCAAGTAGATAGATGCCTTTCATAAAAGTAACCTAAATAAGAGCTTACATTTGTTAAGGAATTTCTGGTTTTGGTGCTTGCAtccccatttttctctcttttttattcctgTTTCTTCCCTAAGTCACAGAGTAGGCTCTGGTGAATGCAAATTCCATGACTTCTAGCCTGAAAGAATACTGTATTGCTATTGAAGCTGAATTTTCAAAGAAACTAGGTTTCTAATTCCAAGGGATGATTTTGTTCCTCTTCTAATGTCAAGTAAGCCAGAATTTAACAATAGTAATTttgaaattcacttttatttttgaaaataatttttgtttttaattaggaaaatagtaaatacaaatatagaagaaaacatgaagaaTACTAATAATTTCATTCTGCTAGAAACATTCATAGTCAATATCTTAAAGTCTAACacaaaactttgttttattttttaaattttttaaaaataaataaataaatttatttaaaaaaacaaaaccaaaaaacattctATTCTGGTTACCACCCTTTGTTACAGTCTATTCCATTTTAACTCCTTTCTATTTTTCCCATGGTCTTTAGAGATAAGAGCCTCAAGGGTATGGAACAGTTCGATAGTAATCCCTCATCTTGAAGATTCACATGCAATGTCAGTTGTGTGAATTAGCACCCCAATGCTACATGTGTCTGAGGCCTGTGATTTCAGGTTCTCACtggtgaattatttattttcaagtcATTGTCTTGAAATGTTTTCAagctccctctctctcactccgGCTTGTGGATGGAGTTTTACTAGCTCTCTTTTAATGAAGGCACAACCTCTCAagactctttgttttcttcaggaagATCAGCTCCAGCTCCTTATACTACATAGCCTACTGCCTCAAATCTCCTGGAGTGACTCAAAACCTCAAAGCTCCATGCTCCAACCTGGGCTGGTGGTTCTGCCATTCTGTTTCAAATTTgctatttttggatttttttattcttatccTCTTGAGACACCTATTCACTTATCTCTTGTGGATCCTGTATTGcctggctcttcttttttttttttttaacatttttattggagtataattgcttaacaatggtgtgctagtttctgatttataacaaagtgaatcagttatacatatacatatgtccccgtatctcttccctcttgcgtctccctccctcccaccctccctatcccactcttctagctggtcacaaagcaccgagctgatctccctgtgctatgcgactgcttcccactagctatctattttacatttggtagtgtttatatgtccatatatacactaccactctctcactttgtcccagcttacccttccccctccctgtgtcctcaagtccattttctagtaggtctgggtctttattcccgtcttgcccctaggttcttcatgaccatttttttttagattccatatatatgtgttagcatacggtatttgtttttctctttctgacttacttcactctgtatgacagactctaggtccatccacctcgctacaaataactcaatttcgtttctttttatggctgagtaatattccattgtatataggtgccacatcttctttatccattcatctgtcgatggacacttaggttgcttccatgtcctggctattgtaaatagagctgcaatgaacactgtggtacatgactctttttgaattatggttttctcagggtatatgcccagtagtgggattgctgggtcgtatggtagttctatttgtagttttttaaggaacctccatactgttctccatagtggctgtatcaatttacattcccaccaacagtgtatgagggttcccttttctccacaccctctccagtatttattgtttgtagattttttgatgatggccattgtgaccggtgtgagatgttatctcattgtagttttgatttgcatttctctaataatgattttgagcattctttcatgtgtttgttagcaatctgtatatcttctttgcagaaatgtctatttaggtcttctgcccatttttggattgggttgtttgtttttttgatattgagctgcatgagctgcttgtaaattttggagattaatcctttgtcagttgcttcatttgcaaatattttctcccattctgagggttgtcttttcatcttgtttatggtttcctttgctgtgcaaaagcttttaagtttcattaggtcccatttgtttattttttatttatttatatttaacatctttattggagtataattgctttacaatggtgtgttagtttctgctttataacaaagtgaatcagttatacatatgttcccatatctcttccctcttgtatctccctccctcccaccctccctatcctacctctctaggtggtcacaaaccaccgagctgatctccctgtgctatgcggctgcttcccactagctatctattttacgtttggtagtgtatatatgtccatgccactctctcactttgtcacagcttacccttccccctccccatatcctcccatttgtttatttttgtttttatttccatttctctaggagctgggtcaaaaaggatcttgctgtgatttatgtcatagagtgttctgcctatgttttcctctaagagtttgatagtgtctggccttacatttaggtctttaatccattttgagtttatttttgtttatggtgttagggagtgttctaatttcattcttttacatgtagctgtccagttttcccagcaccactattgaagaggctgtcttttctccattgtatattcttgcctcctttatcaaagataaggtgaccatatgtgcgtgggtttatctctgggctttctagcctgttccattgacctatatttctgtttttgtgccagtaccatactgtcttgattactgtagctttgtagtatagtctgaagtcagggagcctgattcctccagctccgtttttctttctcaagattgctttggctgtttggggtcttttgtgtttccatacaaattgtgaaatcttttgttctagttctgtgaaaaatgccactggtagtttgatagggattgcactgaatctgtagattgctttgggtagtagagtcattttcacagtgttgattcctccaatccaagaacatggtatatctctccatctgttggtatcatctttaatttctttcatcagtgtcttatagttttctgcatacaggtcttttgtttccctaggtaggtttattcctaggtattttattctctttgttgcaatggtatatgggagtgtttccataatttctctttcagatttttcatcattagtgtataagaatgcaagagatttctgtgcattaattttgtatcctgcaagtttaccaaattcattgattagctctagcagttttctggtggcagttttaggattctctatgtatagtatcatgtcatctgcaaacagtgacagttttacttcttcttttccaatttgtattccttttatttctttttcttctctgattgccgtggctaggacttccaaaactatgttgaataatagtggtgagagtggacatccttgtctcattcctgatcttagaggaaatgctttcagtttttcaccattgagaatgatgtttgctgtgggtttgtcgtatatggcctttattatgttgatgtaggttccctctatgcccactttctggagagtttttatcataaatgggtgttgaattttgtcaaaagctttttctgcatctattgagatgatcatatggtttttattcttcaatttgttaatatggtatatcacattgattgatttgtgtatattgaagaatccttgcatccctgggataaatcccacttgatcatggtgtatgatccttttaatgtgttgttggattttgtttgctagtattttgttgaggatttttgcatgtatatttatcagtgatagtggtctgtaattttctttttttgtagtgtctttgtctggttttggtatcagggtgatggtggcctcatagaatgagtttgggagtgttccttcctctggcaggcagattcttaaccactgtgccaccagggaagtccctgaacttttaaatttttaacaaaattttattgaagaatagttgatttacaatgttgtgtttaatttctgctgtaccgcagagtgactcagttatacatatttatattctttttcatattcttttccatcatggtttatcacaggtaaattatttgttttttaactaaaCTTATTTTATATAGTGTATTTCAAGTATGGATGCCAAAAGTTTATACACATATTTTGACTTATTTTTCGGAGTAACACTTGGTTTAGAGCTACCAAATGGTTGAaaagcacaaggaggggagaatgaACTACTTCAACTTCCTAGGGAAAATAAATAGAGATTTTGGCTAGCATAACTAAAGAGACACTAAGGAAAAATTTAATGGCAGCTGGCAAGAATAATTGTTCCTTGCCTCCTCCACTCCTCCTACCTGTTTCTTATTGCTTGCTTTTAGAAATGCTTGAATAGAATATATTTACGgggaagaaatgaagaacaagGCATTCCTCTTGAATACTTAGAGAAGCTTCACTATAAGCATGAAAGCTGGCTCCTGCATAGAACACTAAAGTAAGACTTCCTTATTCTTATTTACTAttcattttaaattcctttatcAAATTTTAATCCAAATCatgtataatttttcatttttagccatttttatttattagtattGTAGGATCTCCCAGAATTAAGTATggattttgattctttttattgcaatgagatcctattttcttaaagtttttatAGCTAATCTCCCCCAGCAGTATTTACAGCATAATATATGGAATTTCACATTAAGGGATAAAGTAGGAAATATATCTGTATACATTATTTAGGTACAAGCATACCTTGTTGTAtggcacttcactttattgtgcttcgcacATGCTGCATTTCTTACAAAtggaaggtctgtggcaaccctgtgtcaagcaagtctgttggcaccatttttccaacagcatttcctAATGTTGTGTCTCTACATCACATTTTAtaaattcttgcaatattttaaacccttcaccagcaaaaagattatgactcactaaaggttcagatgatggttagcattttttagcaataaagtatttttaaattaaggtatgtacttttttttagacgtaatgctattgcacacttaatagactgcagTATAGAGTAAATGTAACTTTTGTATGCACGGGGAAACCAAAagatttgtgtgacttgctttgttgcaatatttgctttgttgtgatattcactttattgcagtggtctggaaccaaacctgcagtatctctgagATATACCTATACTCTTTGAGAGAGAATTTTAAGATATTTCAGGTTTGTTTCTTAGATCACTGTACTTTGTCATTAGTCAGATCTTGGTTCAGATGCAGCTCACTTATTAGTGTGCAAACTTAGacaatctctgagcctcagagtgACCTCCCTGAGCTTTagatttctcatctataaaatgaaaacattcctggacttccttggtggcgcagtggttaagaatccgcctgccaatgcaggggacacaggttcgagccctgatccaggaagatcccacatgccgtggagcaactaagcccatgcgccacaattactgaagccctcgcacctagagcctgtgctccgcaacaagagaagccaccacaatgagaagcccacgctccacaatgaagagtagcccctgctctccacaagtagagaaagcccatgtgcagcaacgaagacccaacgcagccaaaaataaataaataaatgtattaaaaaaaaaagacagcaaaattCTAAGAAAAAGCAAACATTCCTACTTTATGGTATGATTTTGGTTTTTGAGGAGAATTACATTTCACAATGCCTaactttatacattttatacctGAGGTTTTTAGACATGTATAGTAAATCTAGGTGAGAAAGAAGGGGCTGCCAGATGAAGTACTTGGCaggataattttaatataaaatgattgataacattttgttttccagtgaagacataagaataaatttttagtatttctcttttatttgttgcttttttaaattattttgttcatctctctcttttcaaACAGAACCAACTTTGATTATCTACAGGAAGTGCCTATCTTAACACTGGATGTTAATGAAGACTTTAAAGACAAACACGACAGTCTGGTTGAAAAGGTAGATTTATACAAAGACTATAAATaatgtttgttttgtcttgtctAAAGAAGTGTTCTAACTTTGTGAGAAAACAATTTTCTAAGGAAAGATTACATAAAGTTATATTAAGAGACAGTTAAGAGCTTTAGAGGGATTTAGACTGTTTAGATTCTCATCTTAACTTCAACTTCTAGCTTTGTACCCTTAGCTAAAATGAGGACCTTCTTTATcctttagtttctttatctgtgttATAGGGGTAACCATGTTAACAAAagttctttctcactctcctctgctttgttcccttttcttcccctcttccctaTACCACCAATCTTTAGATAATAATAAACTATTTGTGAAATTAATCTTTTTCAACTAAATTCAGTATGGAAGATGTTTGAATCTGTAGGATATGGATCTCATCCATTTTTATACTAACTAGAGTCTTGAGATTAAAGATTTTTAGTTTTGAGTTCTATTTGGGACCTTGTCGGTGATAACTTGGCACTGCCCCTAATCATTGGGTCATTGTCCTAATCAGAGTTGATCTATCCTCCATATATTTGGAAGTTGACTATATTCTATAAAGTGAGTGGTGCTCATATTCATAAAGGGACTGGCAGAGaacctattgatgaacacttcaGAGAGAATAGTAATGGGATTTGTATAAATATCCTTATATCCATGTTAATTAACTTAGTGATCTAAGAGCTAAAGAAGAAGCCacatttttctgttgtttgtttagttttgagagaaattttatttttcttttttcctgtcacAAAATGTCTGCTGTTTACTATAATAGGTATTTAACATTTATAAGGGATGTATCTCAAGAATTTTGAAAATCTCACCATTTATAGATAACTACTATAGCATATAGTTGTTTTTCCCATGATATAAAGACAAGCATATCTGGAAAATTCAAGTGACCTCTTCATACTAatttaatgatgttaaaaaacatAGTCAAGAATTCACTTGTGatactgttaaaataaaataaataaaattaagtcagCCATTACAGTACTAATAGTCAACCATCATTTTAACTAGATAAATCTGTAAaaccactttttaattttatctaacaCTTCTGTATTTTGATTAATAATCACCAtttcatattattatttatttttggtttaattAGTTTTGCTAgaagtttgctttctttttcaggtatttttGCAAGGCAATAATCTTTGTCTATTCAGGAGAATTACTGTGCAGTCTAGAATATGTAGAGAGCAGTATCTTGAATTGTGACGTTGGCCAGTTGGCTAAGTTCATTCACTACTTATATGACCTTTCCTCACATACTAGTATTACAGTGTGTATATATGATTCAGATTTGTGCTtcagaaaaattataaatctgTTACATAGATTACATACATAATCAGGACCTTTAGACTTATTAAACCGTTGCAATTATTAATGTTATCAATACTAAAGCTGCACATGTCAGTGGTCTGTGGTATTATAAAGAGATAATAAAATTAGTGTTATGGCTGTTATAGAACTGTATCAATCTTAGATATAAATTTAATAACTCCTGTGATGACATTTTAGGTCATTCATCTTCTAATACTGAagtatttgttaatatttctttTGAAACTAAATGATATGGCTTTGTGATAGAGTTACTTATACAGTTGAGGTCTTCAACTGTGTAGATACTTTTAATTGAAAATGAATATTAGATATCTCAAATTAGCCAaggaattatattaatatttttttcctcccctcagGTAAAAGAATTTTTGAGCACTTTGTGATCTTGCTGAAGACTACAGGCAGCCAAATGATTACACATACTTCAGCTTTGTGTATCTTCATAGGTCCATATTCATACAAGTCTCTCTTCTAAACCCAAGTTTTTAACTATTTTTgttccaagaaaaaaattttctttaatgaatccTATACAAAAGTTTAtagctagtttttcttttttcttttttgtttttttcttcttttcttttttggggctttaaaaaaagaaagacatttaagTATCCCTTACAACAAGATGTCTGGGGGGTAGATGGTTCCAGAATCATTATAGTGGCTAAGCTGCATCATAAAGGACCCAGCCTCCTTCTGTCTTTCTCCTCTATTATCCTCCTCAGccggttgactttttttttttttctggtgcttCTCATCTCACTGACCAATTTCTTAACTACAAACTTTAATGTTACATAGTAAATGGTAATGTGTCCTGTGTAAATTAGTGTACCTGTTAAAAATTGAAAAGTGGAATTTAAGGAATCCCTAGGAAAAGTATGatgaggttttattttaaatgcttttgatCAGGTGCCTTCCCTTCTACCTTAATTTATGTGGAAGATAAGACCAGGTTTAGTATTTAGTTACTTCACTGATTTATTAATGTGTCTATAATACATTTGTAGAGAAGCAGGTTAGACTTTGTTCCCGGTTTGTAATGGCATAATTTAtaaatcatttaatctttttcctgcctttgttTCTACATCTGTGGTATGAGTGAGGCTTCATCTTTTGCATGGGATTTTGTAGGattaaagagaaaatgtttcTATACTTGAAAGATAACTGAAGATTATTACATGAATAGAAAGATTGAATTTATTTGGAACTTAAATAGCTACCTGCTTTTTCCCTTCTCAGACCATTCTTTTAGAATGGAGTATTACTATTATAGTTAGAAGATTGGCTTAAACTATGATTGTCTTTAAGTCATTTGAGGTGGAATTAtagttttccttaatttcttcccatttttataGGGAAAATGTTAGTGGGACATAGTGAGGGatacatttttccattttattttttattgatgctATACTGGGAATGAGTAGTCTTTCTTTATACTTGGTGAGCTGTCAAAAGGGAAACTGAAGACAAGGTAGATTTTCTTCTTAGCAGTTAAGTCTGTTTAGTTAGTCCCAGCTCTTATTTCCTGCCTCCTACTTTCCCTACTGTCTGGATTAATTAGGCAGCCTactatttaaagttttatttaaaagtaaataaaagtcaCACATTTCTACTTTGAGAACATCATCATCACTTTTCACTTCATAGTTTGCTTTGCTTCTCTGTTGGATTATACCtgaagtttttttccccctcctttaaGAGAAATTACTGATAAAAATGATCTTGCTTTATGTTATATATCTTGAAAGCATTATCATTTTTTGTTGATTATATGTtagtaaatacatatattaataaaGAAAGCAAGGGGTAAAATAGTTGTAATTTAAAACAATCTGCATGGGTTCATTTTAGGTCTGTATATATAGATTTAGGTCTGTACGTATAGATTTCTTTCAACTTTGTTTATTTAAGGTGTGCAGTGTGCAgtgtgttttctttgtatttaacctTTCTActtgacattttagaaaaattctctgtttttaaatGAGAGGAAGAGTTACTTTTACTTTGAAactatcattttcctttttaaaatatcatttcttgtttttggtttcttgaTATTCAAAGATGATAATTTAGTGAGTTAAATAGTTTAGATGCACTGATCTTTGAAAAAGAGACTTGTTTCAAATCTGTAATtgccataaatatttaaattgtctCATGATATTGtatagatttgtttttgtttgatatAAATGAATTTGTTACTaaattaaatatttgcttaataaataagtaaaaatatcatGAACTCTCATGGAGCTACACTCATTGAAATGATTGCATCtcttttagaattaaaatttattctacttttgaagaaaattatgaatatataaagaTTGACAGTGGTTTATATAAATTAACATTGACTCTATTTTAAGTGGAGACATATTTCAGAGATTTTccacaacctttaaaaatgtttagcttaatgactttttaaatatgtaaaattgagaagaagcttaaaaaattattatttgtcaTTACTTAAAAGCTGTACCACTGGGTGAGCACAAGGGTATTGAGCCTAGTGGTCTGCATTATCTCTTGAATCCTGTCTCTCCTATCAGATCATCTTTCTTCAAAGTATATGTACTACTTTTTATAGTTTACTCTTCTAAGAAGGTGTTTAATTGTACAAGACTTATCCCTTCATTCagagttttctcatcttttatgCCTGAAACTTAGAGCAGTGTTTACCAAGCCCCTAGAAATCAGgtctgttatattttaaaagacaaggaGTCCCAGAGTGTTTTTTACATAGAGGTATAAATCTCATTACCTACAGAAAAATGCTAGATAAGTTGCTTAAAGTATTACAAATCCTGGTAGATAATAGccttcctcatttgaaaaatcttacctctttcctttatttatttatttattttattttattttatttattttttggctgcgttgggtcttccttgctgcgcgcaggctttctctagttgcggtgagtgggggctactcttcgttgcggtgcgcggacttctcattgcggtggcttctcttgttgcggagcacg encodes the following:
- the DCK gene encoding deoxycytidine kinase, whose product is MATPPKRSCPSPAASSEGTRIKKISIEGNIAAGKSTFVNILKQVCEDWEVVPEPVARWCNVQSTQDEFEELTTSQKSGGNVLQMMYEKPERWSFTFQSYACLSRIRAQLAALNGKLKDAEKPVLFFERSVYSDRYIFASNLYESDCMNETEWTIYQDWHDWMNNQFGQSLELDGIIYLRATPEKCLNRIYLRGRNEEQGIPLEYLEKLHYKHESWLLHRTLKTNFDYLQEVPILTLDVNEDFKDKHDSLVEKVKEFLSTL